Sequence from the Acidobacteriota bacterium genome:
AACGCGACCCGCAGATTGATCCACTCCTCGCGCTCACCGGTCGGCCCGACCCGGTAGGAATCAATCTCGGCGGTCCCGCCGTGGCCTGGATCGACGCAGATGGTGCGGCCAGCGAGGGGATCGTCATTCCGGCGCGGGCTGGCCACCACGCAACCGATCAGGCACACAGCAATCAAGGCAAGAGCACGCATGAGATCCCTCCCGGGTGAAGGAGACTATCCGGATCACCTCGAGGATTTCAATTACCTCGAACACGCAAACCCGAAAAAATGCTAGCCTGAGGCGAACGAAAGGCACAACTGATGCCGAGAGGCGGGATGGACCCCGGCCGGTGGCAGCGGCTGCGCGAGCTATCCGACGAGCAGGCGGCGATGGTCATCATCCACGAAGCGCTCCACCACGCGGGTCTCAGCGAGTACCCAAAGGACCCCGATGCGATGACCTCCAGGGCAATCAACGGGATGGTTTCGGAGAAGTGCGGACTCTGACCATTGGCGGAATTCGGAATCAGGAATGCCACCCGCCCGAAATCCGCGCATTTAAAAGTTAGAATTTGGGATTTCGAATTTCCCACCCACCCGCCCGCAGGGCATCCTTAACTCAAAACTCAAAACTCATAACTCAAAACTGGCGCTCACATGGTCAGCGCCATCAGCGCCTTCTGCACGTGCAGCCGATTCTCCGCCTCGTCGTAGACCACAGACTGCGGGCCGTCGATGACTTCGTCGGTGACCTCGCGGCCGCGGTCGGCGGGCAGCGGGTGCATGTAGATGAGGTCGGCGGACCCGAGGGCCATGTGCTCGGATCCGCAGCGCCAGCTGGGGTACTTCTCGATCAGGGCCAGGCCCTCGGCGGTGTCCCGGGTGGTCATCAGCGGTCCCCATGATTTGGGGACGACCACGTCGGCACCGTTGAAGGCGTCCTCGAAGCTCTCCGAGATCTCGAACTTCGCGCCGGCCGCCTGGGCGTTGGCCTTCGCCTGCTCCTCGATCTCGGGCATCAGTCGGAACTCGGGCGGGCAGGCGAGGGTGACATCGATGCCGAAGCGGGGCATGAGCAGGATCAGGCTCTGCGGCACCGACAGCGGGCGCACGTAGTTGGGTGCCGAGGTCCAGGCGACGCCCATCTTGAGGCCCCGGGTCCTGCCGTGCTTCTCGCGGATGGTGAGCAGGTCGGCGAGGATCTGGCACGGGTGGTAGACGTCGCACTGCATCGAGATCACCGGCACCGAGGAGTGCTCGGCCACCTCGCGGATGTAGGCATTGCCCTCGCCGAAGGCGCAGTGGCGGATGGCGATCGCCTCGCCGTAGCGCGAGAGCACGTTGGCGGTGTCGCGGGCGTTCTCGCCGTGGCTGATCTGCATCTTGTCGGGCGAGAGGTAGATGCCGTGGCCGCCGAGCTGCGTGATGCCGGTCTCGAAGGAGTTGCGGGTCCGGGTCGAGGCGTCGAAGAAGATCATGTAGAGGGTCTTCGCCGGCAGCAGGGGCGTGGGCTCGCCCGCGGCGCGTTTTGCCTTGAGCTCCGCCGCCAAGGCCAGCGCCTCCTCCAGCTCCTCCACCGTCCAATCCTGCGTCGTGATGAAATCCCTGCCTTTGAGATGATTCGTCATGTGCTGTACTCCTCGGGCCAAAATGTGATTATCTCCCAACCACCCGAAAACCACGAAGACACGAAGACACAAAGGCGTTCACGAAGGAAATCATTCGTGTCACAAGACATAGCGGTGAATTCCATTCTTGATGAGGGATACGTTGAAATTGATAAGGAAGCCGAGACGATGGTCGCCCAACTTCATGTACGTCAGCAGCTGCGATGTGTGAACTGATACGAGTGCCTCAACAGCCTTGACCTCCAGGACGATTCGGTCTTCCACCAGGAAATCCAGGCGAAGTCCCCCATCAATCCGTTGGTCTTTGTAGGTGATCGGTAGCACGAGTTGTCGCTCGAATTTCAGGCCGCGCTCAGCGAGTTCGTACGCCAGGCACTCCTCATACACCGATTCAAGCAGGCCCGGGCCCAGCGTCGAATGCACCAAAAACGCTGCGTCCACTATCTCGGTGGCAATTTCCTCTGTCCGAGGTGAAGGGGTCATCCTTCGTGATTTCCTTCGTGTCTTGGTGTCTTCGTGTTTGCGACGGATTGTCCCGCGAGAACATCAGGAATCAGCGAGTAGACCGCGGTGGCTTTGATGAGGTCGTCCACCGAGACTCGTTCTTCGGTCGTGTGGGCGAGCTCTTCGCGTCCCGGGGCAAAGCCGACGGTGGGGATGTCGTAGAGGCCCATGGTGGCGACGCCGTTGGTGGAGAACGACCAACGCGAAATCTCCGGCCGCTCGCCGAGCACCTCGGCGGCCGCGGCTGCCACCCCCTGAACCAGCGGGTGGTCCTCGTCGAGCACCCAGGTCGGGTAGTACTTGTCCTGCTGCGCCGTTGTTCCGCGCCAGCTGACGGCGTCATATTTCAGGAGCTCGACCTCGGCGTCGCCGAGGTGGGGGAGGGCCTGGAGCTCGGCCATCGAGCTCTCCACCGTCTCGCCGACGGTCAGCCTGCGGTCGATGTAAATGCGGGCGGAGTCGGGCACCGCGTTGAGCGAAGGCGTAGTGCACTCGATCGAGGAGACGATGACCGACCCTTTGCCGAGGAAATCGTCCACCGCCAGGTTTTCGTTCAGCTTCTCGATGTCGCTGATGATCGGCGCCATCTTGTAGAGGGCGTTGACCCCTCGTTCTGCGTGGGCGCCGTGGGCGGAGACGCCGCGGGTGGTGATGGTCGCCTCCATGCGGCCGCGTTGGCCGCGATAGACGTCGAGGTCGGTCGGCTCGCCGAGCACCACCACGTCGGGCCGGATGCCCTCGCTCTCGATCAGGTGGCGCATGCAGTAGCCGTCGCAGTCCTCCTCCATGACCGAGGCCGTAAGGTAGAGGGCCACGCCGTCCGGCATCCCCCTGTCGGCGAGTATCTTCGCACCGTAGGCCATGCCGGCGATCGCCGGCAGCTCGTCGACCGCACCGCGACCCCAGATCTCGCCGTGCTCGAACTTCCCTTGAAAGGGATCGAAGGCCCAGGCCTCGAGATCGCCGACGCCGACGCAGTCGATGTGGCCGTCGTAAAGGATTTTGAAATCTCCGGTACCGATCCTGCCGACGACCGATCCGAGCCCGTCGAAGAAGACCTCGTCAAAACCGAGGGCCTCGTACTCCTGCCGCACCCGTTCGCAGCGCTCGCCCTCGTCGCAGCTCTCGGCGCGGATCGCAATCAGGTCACGAAGAAACCGGACAATCCGTTCCTCGTATCCCCGTGCCGCTTGCATCGCGTCCTGACCCTGATTCATGACTCTCCCCTCGCAGCGCATGCGCCGGTGAGTACTATAATCCGAAGGCTCAGGTGAAGGGAATACGCTCTCATGCAGAACTCCGAGCAGGTGCTCGAAAACACGATTCAGCGCTGCCGCGAGCGCGACATCATCATCCCGACATACCGCGAGATGGCCGACCCCTCGTTGGTGCCGGCCGGCATCCGCGAAGAGCTGGCGGGGATCGGCCTGTGGGACCTCCACTCCCGCAACCTGTTCCGGATCACCTGGAAGAACGAGCCGGTCGAGAGCGGCGGTGGTTTCGGCGGCGTGAATTACCTCGAAATCCCGAAGGAGCTGACCGGCGTCGATGCGCGGATCATCATGCTGCTCGGAAAGTACTTCCCGACCGGCGCGCACAAGGTCGGCGCGACCTTCGGTCCGCTGGTCGAGAAGTTGGTTCGTGGTGCATTCGATCCCACCACCCAGAAGGCACTGTGGCCGTCGACCGGCAACTACTGCCGAGGAGGCGCGTACGATGCCCATCTCCTGGCGTGTCCATCGATCGCGGTCCTCCCCGAGGGCATGTCGCGCGAGCGCTTCGAGTGGCTGGAGAAGGTCGGCTCGGAGATCTACGCGACGCCGGGTTCCGAGTCGAACGTCAAGGAGATCTACGACAAGACCAAGGAGCTCCAGGCGGAGCGGCCCGAGGAGGTGGTGGTCCTCAACCAGTTTGCCGAGTTCGGCAACGCGATCTGGCACTACGTCTGCACCGGCCGTGCGATGGAGGAGGTCTTCGAGGCCGAACGAGAAGCCGAGTCCCGTTTCGCCGGCGTCTGCCTGACCCAGGGTTCGGCCGGCACCCTCGGCTGCGCCGAGTATCTGCGTGAGGTCTATCCGAGGACCAAGGTCATCGCCGCCGAGGCCCTGCAATGTCCGACCCTGCTGTACAACGGTTACGGCTCACACCGGATCGAGGGCATCGGCGACAAGCACGTACCCTGGATTCACAACATCAAGACCACGGACGTGGTGGTCGGCATCGACGACCAGGCCTGCATGAGCCTCTTGCGCCTCTTCAACGAGGCTGAAGGGCGTGTCTATCTGAAGTCGTCCGGTGTCGATCCAGCGATCGCGGACCGCCTCGACCTGCTCGGCATCTCGAGCATCGCCAACCTGCTGACCGCGGTCAAGACGGCGCGCTTCTTCGAGATGGGGCCCAAGGACGTGCTCTTCACGGTGGCCACCGACTCGATGGAGCTCTACGGTTCACGCCTCGCGGAAGAGAGGGAAGCCCACGGCGCCTACAGCCAGACCTCGGCCGCGGTCCACCACGAGCGCTGCCTGCTGGGGACCGGCATCGACCACATGCTCGAGCTCGGCCACTGGGACCGCAAGCGGATCCACAACCTCAAGTACTTCACATGGGTCGAGCAGCAGGGCAAGTCGGTGGACGAGCTCGACGCCCAGTGGTACGACGACGACTACTGGACGACTCACTTCCACGCCTGGGAGGACTGGGATCGGCGGATCGAGGCGTTCAACGAGCGGACCGGGCTGCTCGAACGCTATCGCTGATCATTCGAGCCTGCATCATGTCCGCCAACATTTTTCTCCACCGTTGTAGGCGCGTCCTTCAGGGCGCGCCCCGAACGCTGTCCAATCAGCAGCGCTGTCGCGAGACCCTTTCAACCGTTGGCGGGCCCTGAAGGACCCGCCTACAGGGGGGAAAGCATTTGTATGCGGGTCATTTACGGCCCGCGAACGATGCTCAGTTTTCCTCAGGGTGTTGGTCTTCGTTCATCCTCGGTTCGAAGATCATCGCCTGGATGAAGTGCTCACCGCGGGTGAAAGGCCTTCCGAGAGGCCACCATCCCTCGATCATGCGGCTGGTCACGGCGTCCGACAGGCCGTCCAGTGTGACAGCGTGGACGAGCTCGCAAGTTGCTGTCTGACTCATGGCAAACCCTCCCGGTGATGAAATACGCAGGATCGATGCCAAAACGGAGGCCGGAGTCATGGCGAAACACTCGCCGGCAGGCGTATTATTTTGAATCACTCAGGGTGGGGAAGGGCTGCAGATGGTCAACGAAGAGTCGCTGCGCGAGGAGAAGATCGACGGTCAGTGCATCTATCACGGCAGAATCCTCGATCTCGAGGTCGACCGGGTGCGGCTGCCGAACGGAGCGGAGACCAGCCGGGAGGTCGTTCGCCACCGTGGCGCGGTGGTCGTCCTGGCCATTCACCAGGACGGCCGGATCGAGCTCGTCCGGCAGTATCGCTATCCGCTCGCGGAGGTGGTGCTCGAGCTGCCGGCGGGCAAGCTCGATCCCGGAGAGAAGCCGGCGGAATGTGCCGCGCGCGAGCTTGCCGAGGAGACCGGTTGGAGGCCGGTCGAGATCCACTCTCTGGGATCGCTCTTCACGACCCCAGGCTTCACCGACGAGGTGATCCACGCCTTCGTCGCGACTCCGCTCGAACCGGCTCCCGACGTCGCCCAGGATCCTGACGAGGCGATCGCCAACGTCACCATGGGAATCGACGAAGCCCTCGCAGCCTGCCGCGATGGCGAGATCAAGGACAGCAAGACGATCGCGACGATCCTGCTCGCCCAGCTGCACGGTTTCTTTTAGCTCAACTATTTGCGGGCGGGTCCTTCAGTACCCCTTAGAGGAATGTCGGATCCTCGACTCAGTCGCTGATGTCGGACACATCCGAATTGCTGACGCCCTTCGGGCGTCGTGACTCACCACCACCAGCGCGTGGCCGTACGCTTCCCACCCGCCCTCGAGGCGACCCCCTCAGCTACGGACACGGTGCGCTGTTGTCGGTGAGTTCCGAATTCCCGTTCTCGACCTTCCACTCACACGGACAGTACTCGTTCCTGCGCCGCGTCAGATCGGCGATGACCGCGCCGGTGAAGTCCAGGTTCGGGTAATCCCGTTTCAGGTCTTCCTTGTAGGTCGGGATATCGATCATCTCCATACGGCACTTGACGGTTACGAACGGCGTCGGCAAAAGCTCGCCAGGCACCTGGATGTGGTGCAGGCCGCCCGAGTAGACGGCGAGTATGCGGCCGTCGGGCAGGGCTTCGAGGATGTCGGCGATGCCTCCGCGGACAGTCATCTTTCGCCCCATGGAATCAAGACCGTTGGCCCGCATCATGCGGCCTTCGGGCAGGATGATGACGATCGCCTTGGAGTCGATCTTGTTGAGGACGTTGTCCCATGTGTGGTCGCGCTGGCGGGTCACGACCACGACGTGGCGAACCAGCATCCTGAAGAAGGTGCCGATGCGCCGCTTCATGGTCTTCTCCGCCACCGGCAGCACCCCGTGGCGGGCGAACTTCCACAACAGGTTGAGCGGCGCGTAGCCGGCGATGATCGGCTCGTAGAGGCTGGTGTGATTGAGCAGGGCGATGATCCGGGTGCCCTTTGCGTAGTTGTCCGGCTCGGGGGTGATCCACTCCTTCTCGAGCTTGAAGAAGAGGCGGGCCGCAGTTCGCACCCCCACCAGCATCCCCATGGTGATGATCGACTTGATCATGATCCGTGTCCCGTCACGAGGGACAGTTTACATATCCCGGACGGGGGGCTGAGAAATTCGTTCACCCTCCCATCCCGCCACGCATTAAGGATTTCGAGTTTGCTCGCGGCCTTTGGCCGCGGCGTCTACCCTCCATGAGCGGGTGGCCGATGGCCGGCCCCCTTGCCTCCTTCCTTCCCGGCCGTCGGCCACATCCCGCTACTGACGGCCAGTGCCGGATTTCCGACCGTCCGCCCATCCCCGGTGTCATTCCGACCGAGCGAACAACGTGAGAAAGCGGAGAAATCTGCGGCAACGACAGGAGTGCGCTGACCAAGAACTCATAGATCCCTCGGTTCGGTCGCTCCACTCCCTCACTCGGGATGACATCTCTCGCGCCCCCTGTGGCAAGCTCCTACCAGTCGAAGGTCATCCCGAGGTAGGCGTTGCGGGTGGCCGCCGGAATCCACACCGGTTGGGAGCCGTCGAAGTAGCCGAAGGTGGTGTAGAGATTGTCGGTCAGGTTGTTGAGCCGTGCCCGCAGGCCGATTCGCCTGGCGCCGAGGAAGTCAGCCGCCGCACGCCCGAGGTCGGCCTCGAGCCCGAGGTCGAGTGACGTGTAGGCCTCGTTCACCCGGTGGACATAATCAGGATCGCCGCTGATCTCCGGGTACTTGCGCATGTCCTCGGTGTTGTCGAGGAAGAAATCGTCGACAAAACGCAGCCGGAGGAAGCCGTCCACCGGCCCGGCGCCACCGCGGAGCTCGAGCGTCCCGAGCCACTCCGGGCTCACCGGCAAGGCGTTCCCCGAGTGGTCCATGCTGCCGCCGCCCCAGATGTTCTCGAAGAACTCGACGATCGTGTTGTCGGCCCAGGCCAGCGAAAGGCGGGCGTTCCAACGCGGCCGGGGCGCCCACTCGAGGTCGAGCTCGACACCCTTGTGCTCGGTCACCGCACCGTTTGCGGTCACCGGGTCTCCGTTGTTGTCCAGCCCCCCAGCCCAGACGATCGCGTTGTCGAAGTCGAGGTAGTAGACGTTGAGATTGGCGCCGCCGGTCCTCCAGGTGTAGCGCGCTCCGAGCTCGAAATCGGTGAGCTCCTCGGGATCGAGATCCTGCGGGGGTGGCGCCCAGTAGTCCTGCGGATCATAGAGATCGCGGAAGGCGGGCTCGCGCCCGCCACGCGAGATGTTGCCGTAGAGGCTCCAACGCTCATCCGGGTGGAAGGAGAGGCCGAGCCGGGGCAGGAGG
This genomic interval carries:
- a CDS encoding pyridoxal-phosphate dependent enzyme, which produces MQNSEQVLENTIQRCRERDIIIPTYREMADPSLVPAGIREELAGIGLWDLHSRNLFRITWKNEPVESGGGFGGVNYLEIPKELTGVDARIIMLLGKYFPTGAHKVGATFGPLVEKLVRGAFDPTTQKALWPSTGNYCRGGAYDAHLLACPSIAVLPEGMSRERFEWLEKVGSEIYATPGSESNVKEIYDKTKELQAERPEEVVVLNQFAEFGNAIWHYVCTGRAMEEVFEAEREAESRFAGVCLTQGSAGTLGCAEYLREVYPRTKVIAAEALQCPTLLYNGYGSHRIEGIGDKHVPWIHNIKTTDVVVGIDDQACMSLLRLFNEAEGRVYLKSSGVDPAIADRLDLLGISSIANLLTAVKTARFFEMGPKDVLFTVATDSMELYGSRLAEEREAHGAYSQTSAAVHHERCLLGTGIDHMLELGHWDRKRIHNLKYFTWVEQQGKSVDELDAQWYDDDYWTTHFHAWEDWDRRIEAFNERTGLLERYR
- a CDS encoding NUDIX hydrolase, which encodes MVNEESLREEKIDGQCIYHGRILDLEVDRVRLPNGAETSREVVRHRGAVVVLAIHQDGRIELVRQYRYPLAEVVLELPAGKLDPGEKPAECAARELAEETGWRPVEIHSLGSLFTTPGFTDEVIHAFVATPLEPAPDVAQDPDEAIANVTMGIDEALAACRDGEIKDSKTIATILLAQLHGFF
- a CDS encoding ornithine carbamoyltransferase, whose amino-acid sequence is MTNHLKGRDFITTQDWTVEELEEALALAAELKAKRAAGEPTPLLPAKTLYMIFFDASTRTRNSFETGITQLGGHGIYLSPDKMQISHGENARDTANVLSRYGEAIAIRHCAFGEGNAYIREVAEHSSVPVISMQCDVYHPCQILADLLTIREKHGRTRGLKMGVAWTSAPNYVRPLSVPQSLILLMPRFGIDVTLACPPEFRLMPEIEEQAKANAQAAGAKFEISESFEDAFNGADVVVPKSWGPLMTTRDTAEGLALIEKYPSWRCGSEHMALGSADLIYMHPLPADRGREVTDEVIDGPQSVVYDEAENRLHVQKALMALTM
- a CDS encoding TonB-dependent receptor, with the translated sequence YGLEPFPGPDGELIDTTDLVRRREVDEWDGGWIPSVEWSHGNGRGSLQAGAAIRLHSGRHFGVVRWAQYYPPGLPPDHRYYDYVLDKKTVQPFVQETWRFNRRWNLMAGLTWTSHRYEMHDDKLEGVDFDASFSYLLPRLGLSFHPDERWSLYGNISRGGREPAFRDLYDPQDYWAPPPQDLDPEELTDFELGARYTWRTGGANLNVYYLDFDNAIVWAGGLDNNGDPVTANGAVTEHKGVELDLEWAPRPRWNARLSLAWADNTIVEFFENIWGGGSMDHSGNALPVSPEWLGTLELRGGAGPVDGFLRLRFVDDFFLDNTEDMRKYPEISGDPDYVHRVNEAYTSLDLGLEADLGRAAADFLGARRIGLRARLNNLTDNLYTTFGYFDGSQPVWIPAATRNAYLGMTFDW
- a CDS encoding 1-acyl-sn-glycerol-3-phosphate acyltransferase — encoded protein: MIKSIITMGMLVGVRTAARLFFKLEKEWITPEPDNYAKGTRIIALLNHTSLYEPIIAGYAPLNLLWKFARHGVLPVAEKTMKRRIGTFFRMLVRHVVVVTRQRDHTWDNVLNKIDSKAIVIILPEGRMMRANGLDSMGRKMTVRGGIADILEALPDGRILAVYSGGLHHIQVPGELLPTPFVTVKCRMEMIDIPTYKEDLKRDYPNLDFTGAVIADLTRRRNEYCPCEWKVENGNSELTDNSAPCP
- a CDS encoding GxxExxY protein, which encodes MTPSPRTEEIATEIVDAAFLVHSTLGPGLLESVYEECLAYELAERGLKFERQLVLPITYKDQRIDGGLRLDFLVEDRIVLEVKAVEALVSVHTSQLLTYMKLGDHRLGFLINFNVSLIKNGIHRYVL
- a CDS encoding YgeY family selenium metabolism-linked hydrolase, with translation MNQGQDAMQAARGYEERIVRFLRDLIAIRAESCDEGERCERVRQEYEALGFDEVFFDGLGSVVGRIGTGDFKILYDGHIDCVGVGDLEAWAFDPFQGKFEHGEIWGRGAVDELPAIAGMAYGAKILADRGMPDGVALYLTASVMEEDCDGYCMRHLIESEGIRPDVVVLGEPTDLDVYRGQRGRMEATITTRGVSAHGAHAERGVNALYKMAPIISDIEKLNENLAVDDFLGKGSVIVSSIECTTPSLNAVPDSARIYIDRRLTVGETVESSMAELQALPHLGDAEVELLKYDAVSWRGTTAQQDKYYPTWVLDEDHPLVQGVAAAAAEVLGERPEISRWSFSTNGVATMGLYDIPTVGFAPGREELAHTTEERVSVDDLIKATAVYSLIPDVLAGQSVANTKTPRHEGNHEG